From the Plectropomus leopardus isolate mb chromosome 20, YSFRI_Pleo_2.0, whole genome shotgun sequence genome, the window TAACCTTACACTGCAAACTTGGCGAGAACAAGACCACAAGTCATGGGAAAATGTTCCGGTTGCAGGACAGCTGCCTCGCAAGATCCTATAAATGGAAGCAGTATCTAGCCATCCAGAGGCGTAACAAGCAGGATAATGTCAGCTGCTAAAGGCTAACGTTATCAGTCAATACGGTAGCCAACTAGCATTTAAAATCGGCTGCGCTCTGCACAACTTACCGCGGCGTTAGTTATATTCTTCTTTCTCCAGTGTCAGACTTTTCAACATCTTCGGTAATTTGTAGCGTCTTTGATTTACGATGCATAAACGACGCACTGTTGAATGTGCTTCACTTCTACACAACTTGGAGGGATTTGAACGTGTTTTGGCGCAGTGCGCTCGCACCTTCGCGAGCCCCGTTAGCCTTTAGCGGTtagctgtgtgtttattttaaaatgtctccatCAGCCGTCCGTCTTTCACAAAGATACATACGCCACTTCCGGTGTGGTCCTCGCGGTCGAGCGCCCCTGTGGGCCGGATATTAACACTACAGGAGAGGAAATACCGCAGGACACGCATGGACAGCAGAGGGACCAGTTTGTTCCTCCGTTTTTTGCATGTCCATGTGCTTATTTGTTTTGGTCTGATATTCACAACTGGTTACAGTGATATAGTTTATTTTATGGATTGCCtggatgcaaatattttttagggAAAATATCTTATATATTATTGTAGTTGTTGAAAAGTGTGTCCATATATACATTTGCCAGCTACTTTAAGTCAAAAACATGTATGGAAATGAATAGTAAagcaaacccaaaaaaacatgtagagGCAAGGCATGGCAACTTtatttagcacatttcatacaccaGGAAAATtcttacagagcaataaaagatacagatttcagatgaaagacaaaagacataaaaagtacaattaatTACTGAAGGATTTacagttggaaatcactgttAAAATAGctaaagtgcagaaaaaaaggagtgaggataaaatattttttaataatctgaaagtttaaaaataagtttacagTCATTGAAAGGTGGACTAGGCAgtgtaaaaatgaatgtttgtagCTTTTACTTATTTCCTGATTTTCagtacatatgtacatacatatatgtatgtgcaATGGTTAAAGATTACCTACTTTcatataaagtgtgtgtgtgtgtatgtatttgatTGTGTTGTAACATTTCCATCATTATTGCTGaataatattcattttctttgtaaatcTATTACCTGTCTTTTTCCGTACATTTTCCTGGACAAattgataaaattatttttctaaaatctcCAGTCTAAAGTTCTGACCCACGATCCCCATAGACGCACCACCACAATTTCCCTAACATCACAGTAATAACTCTGAAATACTTgttctttacttgagtatttcaatgatactatactatgctgctgtgcacttttactttgttatatttatttcagaGGTAAATACTATACATTTTTATCAGAAATCAAGTTCTTTCAGAGAAGCAGTCATTGGCAAAGAAAATCTGAGCCCTCAGGCTCCCTCTAACAATGCTTATTAAATGTCTTCGGGACTGTTTGACATTCATGAGGGAGGTGGGGGGTCTgcattttggatttattttacctccatgttttgtaaagaaaacatgccagtTTGGAgggcaagttttttttaaaatgccaaaagtacatcatttatcaaagccagcaactgtaaaaacagaaattatcattggatttttaaatttcccatgatccttgaacacattatgtgggATAAAAGCTTccaacagaagaaaaataacCGAATCAAAGCAAAAGTGATATTTCATTAATtcactttattctacatgtctcatttttcccaaaataaactgtttgcaccAACCAATTAGCATGcataataaaagtgaaaaactaAGGCTTTTTCCCCAGCTCCAGGGTTTTGtcttagattttaaaaacttaaaaagtttAACAACTAATTTATGTTGAAAGGATGGTCATACATTTCCCCCAAGTCAGTCAGGGAGGCTGagggaaaatatttgtagctttgggtatggcaataaataaataaataaataaataaataaataaataacgaaATCACAACCCAGCcacccctcctctgataaatagagaacagccccccccccaaaagaaaaggcacaaaatcactaaagcagaaacaaaatctGAATCTAAGACATGAAATACTGTAAGTGAAAATATAGTACTGAAATATCTAAGCAtataaataagcaaaatatacatatattttatttatataaaggAAACGgtataagaaacaaaaaaaaaagaagtttattttgaagtacttccgggtcactgtgacctttctaCAAATCGGCTGCCGTGTCCGCCATCCTTCTCTCTCCGCTCCGGGAGCAGGACAGACCCCGCAGGACACCGACATGCTGTCAGTACGCGTCGCAGCGGCTCTTGCCCGCACTCTGCCTCGACGGGCTGGATTTGTAAGCGCCTCTAActtcttttgtctttaaatttgtGTCGACCTTTACCAGAAAACCCTAAATTTATTCAAATGAAGAAGTCATGGCGGTGCTGTGCGTGCTCACGTCTCTGCAGTGGAGGACACCGGGCCCTTCACTCTGCTGTCAGGCAGCAAGCTAGCACTGTGATGTGCCATTATTAAAGCTGACGAGTGGATAAAATGAATGTCTGAGCTTTGTGATAAAGTGCTAACACACTGTCAGTGGTTATGACTAAGCTAAAGTGCAGTTAAGACGTGTAATCTGGCATTGAAGGTCAGCTTTTGTCTCACTTTTAGCTTTAATTGGACATGCTAACTTTCATTATAAAAGCACCGCCAGGATAAACTTCGCACAGCTGTATATATTGCGTTATATGGGCTCACATTAGGCTGGATATTATTCTGGTCTAGCTAGTGACTTATAGGTGAGGACTGTCCTGTGACCCTGCAGACTGAATGACATGGGGCCCCTCTCAAATGCGCTCTTATTTTGGAAGAAGACCCCGGTCGTGTAGAAATAGGACTGTCTTCATGAATTTTAGCTACTTATTATAATTTACAATGAAATGTGAATGGAAATTATTCATATAAACTCTGTATTTTAATTGATCATAGTATGCTTGTAATATCCTAAATTACATGTAAGTGACAGAGCCAAGGGTatgtttctctaaaaaaaaaaaaaacccttaatttttcaaaaacttaatgtttaatatgctgacagctgcaagaaaaaaaaagaaaaagactcaGAAAACTCAGAAAAAGTTCCAGATTGTTTCCTATCCTGACAGTCTGCATGACATATATCTGAAGTAATAATGCattgttttgtattaaaatatagATATGGCAATATCACAGATAAATAATAACTGATAAAATTACTCATaccttttttgtgcattttttaaaaattttccaAAGATGTATCATTTCTGGTTTCcgtttttgtttagaaaaagaaactgacTTTCTTCTTAATCTTAAATCTTTTTCAAACACTGCACAGCTCTGAGTGGGTGTATTGGTAATACACGACAGGCCCAAACTGGGGCTATAATTGGGTTAACTTGCTTAGCACTGTGACAAAGTCACTGGGAAAGTCGATGAATAATATTTATCgtattatatttttctcttttctttgttttgatattattatcatGTGTAAAATTTCTGACTTTACTTGTCACCGCTGTCTTAAAGGTATCCAAGAACGTCGCAGCAGCATGTGTAGGAGTCAAGAATCTACACACCACCCGTCCATGGCTGCAGAAAACAGGTCAGTATTTTGGGAAACCTGTACTTGGCCGACTGTTTAAGAAAGATTCAAGTTACCCAGTAGTGTTTCCAAAGTTGTTAATTAGTGTACTTTTACACACATTGAAGGCACAGCCGAGGTATCATCCATTCTGGAGGAAAAGATCATGGGAGCTGACACCAGTGCTGACTTGGAGGAGACTGGTCGCGTGCTGTCCATCGGTGATGGTATTGCTAGAGTTTACGGTCTGAGGAACGTGCAGGCTGAGGAGATGGTGGAGTTCTCCTCTGGTCTGAAGGTAAAGACTGATAACGTAAACCTGAGACGCTGAGCTTTTGCTGTATGGCTTTATGATATTACAGCTTGAATATTTGAAAAGGTTGCATTCACTGAAACAGCGTCTATGTTCGGTGTAGTCAGAGGTAATTGGCAAACAGCGATGCTTTCTACTTTCTCTGAAACTGCTGTCAGTGGTCccttaactctttaaaacctggagcaacatcagttttcttgctttcagatgcttttcacaagtacaTAAACCTTTGCATTTGGAGtaaattggtgcagtttctttcaaaaacatgagaaataaggcagtgagcaatttggtaagaaatgtttcacagatTACAAGAAATtcttagattttgaaaatgtttttgaaaaagctcagtaaaatgtccagggaaaaatgaaaaactctaAGGacaaactatatttgtaattattataattgcatatttaaaattacatcacaaaattataattttaagcactttttcaaaaagataatgtttgttgttatttttttgtatttttttgatttgttgcatttttttaaaacaaattttcagataattatcttgttactttttgcaaatttcttgctaatttttatgtGATTTCCTTTTTCGTTGTTCAttgctttttctccatgtttttgaaagaaatcaaaccaatttgctcatgtttcaaagggttacattcTCAGATGAAGGtttaagaaattaatagatttagaaattttttttaaatgtctggagaaaaaagctagggaaaaactgtaCTTATAATTCTCATGatttaatatttcacttttatacattttaagcactttttccaggtcatatACTTGTTTatctgtctttttcatttttttaatcagttgtttttaggtacttttcttgcaacatttaacaatttttttgcaaacttttcttctgctcattgccttcatccctttttatttttcttcaagaatcaagccaatttgctcaggttttaaagggttaaagggacaCATCAATACTTTTCATTCTGGATCAGATTTCCCCATGCTTTTGCTCTGATGTGACCAAAGGggacaacaatttttaaaattggtttgatattgCTTGAGACTGCTCCAGTGTAAGCCCTTCATGCAGTCGTGCAGCGTCATTAAAAGTGCCTGGCTTTGCTACTGACTGGCTTAGAGTGTTATTAGAAGTGTCTGACAAGATTGTGGAAATAGCCTTACAAAGAGATGAAATGTTTATACCTTACTTTTCTTAGGTCTGTTTATTATATATCTGTTGGTTTTTCATCTATTTGGAGGGCAGTTATGCCATGTTATTAGTAATTTGACTTCACGAAAGGAAAAAGTCTTAACTGTTGTTTCTTCTCTTATCCAGGGCATGTCTCTGAACTTGGAGCCCGACAATGTTGGCGTGGTGGTGTTTGGTAATGACAAGCTGATCAAGGAAGGCGACATTGTCAAGAGAACAGGTGCTATTGTGGATGTGCCTGTCGGTGAGGAGCTCCTGGGCCGCGTCGTCGATGCTTTGGGAAATGCTATCGATGGAAAGGTAAATGGTAGCGCGAGTAAACTCTACTTCTACAGCACTGTTAATGcgtaaaatgcaacacaaaatgcTTCTCATAAAAGCACTTCATCTGACTATATACAAGCACTAGTAGTCGCATCGGTCGATGGCTGATCCTTTTGTTCCCCGCAGGGTCCCCTTGGCTCCAGCACCCGCAGGCGTGTGGGTCTGAAGGCCCCTGGTATCATCCCCCGCATCTCTGTGAGGGAGCCAATGCAGACTGGCATCAAAGCCGTGGACAGTTTGGTGCCCATCGGTCGTGGACAGCGTGAGCTCATCATTGGAGACAGGCAGACTGGGTAAGAGGGTTCGGCTCAAAGTGAATACTTGAATACACGGTAGCGTTTGATGTTGTTCCTGGTGTTGCTGAAATGCAGTTACAGCAGCAGTAGTGCTAATGCTGACAAGGGGTGggacaaatatgcaaaatatcaTGATTCTAGCTAATTTGCAAGATGTTTTAATAACTGTTAATCATGCTGCTTGTTGGTAGTTCAGCTTTTGTAACTGTATGGCCATTTTGATTGTAGAAGTAATATTTTATGGGGTTTGTTGCTTAACGTTTCATCATGGctgtgtgaaaaaatattttgaattggTTCAAAGTACATTTATCTCAACATGGTTTTATACTGTGGTTGTAATTATTTAAAGGCTTTTGAATACACTTGAAGGTGGTGCAgtgattttaatgaattaaCTTCTGACAATATCGGGCTCTAAAGCccaaaattaacatttactTGTGCACAATACAGATCTTTTGGTATATCCATGGTGCTTAGCCTTtaaatttgtgttgcagcaaaaCCGCAATTGCCATCGACACAATCATCAACCAGAAGCGCTTCAATGACGGCACCGACGAGAAGAAGAAGCTGTATTGTATCTACGTAGCTATTGGCCAGAAGAGGTCCACAGTGGCTCAGCTGGTGAAGAGGCTGACTGATGCCGACGCCATGAAGTACACCATTGTGGTGTCTGCCACTGCCTCTGATGCTGCTCCGCTGCAGTATCTGGCTCCTTACTCCGGCTGCTCCATGGGAGAGTACTTCAGAGACAACGGCAAGCACGCCCTGATCATCTACGACGATCTGTCCAAGCAGGTGAGTCTGATTATCCCTCTGTGCAGGGGATAGTCGTGGCTgatggcattatgtttttgggatgtCTCTCCGCcctctcaagaacaccttgagcgaatttttcaattttggcacaaacgtcaactTAGACTCAGTTAAGAACTTaatagactttggtggtcaaaggccactgtgacctcttgtgtctcattctcgtgaacacaatatctcaagaacaccttcagTGCACAAACGTCGCCTTGAAGTCAACAATAAACTAATAagatgttggtggtcaaaggtgaaggtcactgaTTTTGTATCtgcctcattcttgtgaacgcactatctcaagaagaccttgaggaaatttcggtgactttggcacaaacatccacttgaacttaatgaactgattagaattttgtggtcatggtcaaaggtcaaggtcattttgacctcacaaaacatatttttggctgtAACTCAATAATTCATTCGCTAATTCtgacaaaatttgacacaaatgtcaaataggataaaatgacaaagtgatTATATGatttatatccaaaaggccaaaggtcaacttcagtgtgacatcataatgttctgcagaaacgcttttctggccattacttaaCGTCATATCTCAGAAGAGGAAACgtttggtcagatactaaatTGGATACAGGTTGGTAATTTTAGTTAATGCAGAAATCCAGCTGCTGCACGTTTGTCCCACTGAGACAAAGACCtgaacaagaaaaacagcaacacagagtCCGAACAACAAAGGAAATCTAAAAGTTAGCAGCCGTACAGCTCACCTCGTGTGTTTGTTTCTACAGGCCGTCGCCTACCGTCAGATGTCCCTGCTGCTCCGTCGTCCCCCCGGTCGTGAGGCTTACCCAGGAGACGTCTTCTACCTGCATTCCCGTCTGCTGGAGAGAGCCGCCAAGATGAACGACAACTTTGGCGGCGGCTCCCTCACAGCCCTTCCCGTTATCGAGACACAGGCTGGTGACGTGTCAGCCTACATTCCCACTAATGTCATCTCCATCACAGACGGACAGGTGAGCGTGTGACTCGCTGCATCCCAATTAAAATCCCGAAGCGGTCACTAAATGCTGTTTGCTCACACAGATCTTCTTGGAGACCGAGCTGTTCTACAAAGGTATTCGCCCGGCCATCAACGTCGGTCTGTCCGTGTCACGTGTCGGATCTGCCGCCCAGACCAGGGCCATGAAGCAGGTCAGCCCTCTTTATTATCACCCATTTTGCAGCTTTTATCACAATGAATGTCTTTGATTCTGACTTGTTGACCTCTGCGTGTCACCAGGTGGCCGGTACCATGAAGCTGGAGCTGGCCCAGTACCGTGAGGTGGCTGCCTTCGCTCAGTTTGGTTCTGATCTGGACGCTGCCACCCAGCAGCTGCTGAACCGTGGTGTCCGTCTGACTGAGCTCCTGAAACAGGGACAGTACTGTGAGTATTTCCATTCAGCATGATACGCTTCCTCACAAAATATGTCTGTCCTACATTTGTCTCATGTGTCGTGACTGCGTGCTTCCAGCTCCAATGGCTATTGAGGAGCAGGTAACGGTCATTTATGCTGGTGTGAGGGGACACCTGGACAAAATGGAGCCTAGCAAGATCACCAAGTTTGAGAAGGCCTTCCTGCAGCACATCTTGAGTCAGCACCAAGACCTGCTGGCAGCGATTAGGTGAGTTAAAGAACTTCTCGGCATTTTAGGCACGGCAAGTAATGTTTTGACTTTACATTGTAACCGATCTGTTCTTGATTTGCAGGGCTGATGGCAAAATCTCTGAGGCTTCTGATGCTAAACTCAAGCAAATTGTGTTGACTTTCCTCTCCAGCTTCGAGTAAGGTGACGCTGTTCGGTCTGGTTGTTTTCATGTTCACACAGTGCAACGTCAGTTATACTTTctatgaacttaaaaaaaaaaaaagtggcactTGAACTTTAATGTACAGATATCTCTTAACGGAGAATAAAGTATTCCAACTAGTTGACCCGATTGCCTCTTTTATGTTTGGAGCTGCTGTTTCCAAATCACAGGAGCTACGATATTTTGATGAAGGTAAAATGTGTGTCAACGTATTGTCATAAATGAAGCATTGTATTGTTACAGAGCCTGCAAATCGTTTTCCGGATGAGGTAACATGCGTGTTTGGTACAGGCCGCAACAAAAATTGCTACTCATATCACATGtatttttgcatattgtgcagccctagttTGGtcaatttctgttttaattcaTGATGGACCACAAGATGCAGTTTGATGAtgaaacagaatataaaaactcaaacCAATGCTGATATAGGACACAGCCACACCTCTAacagttttttcttaaaatcctgCATCTCAACAATTAGGAAGCAAATGCTGGTGTGTTTCATGCACAAATCAAACTAAGTCTCggtgtaatgtaaaaaataaataacagggCAAGATGAATTGGATTAAGAATATTTTTGCTTGTCAGTCCACTGTACGCCCAGCTGGAGCCACagtgctttctttttctcaacattttatttatgaaaagcAAACGTAAAGCATTAAATCATTGTATCTCTCTTACTATGTCACTGTGTAGGATAAGCCAACAGTAAAATTCTTGGTATCATCAGAAGTCT encodes:
- the atp5fa1 gene encoding ATP synthase subunit alpha, mitochondrial; translation: MLSVRVAAALARTLPRRAGFVSKNVAAACVGVKNLHTTRPWLQKTGTAEVSSILEEKIMGADTSADLEETGRVLSIGDGIARVYGLRNVQAEEMVEFSSGLKGMSLNLEPDNVGVVVFGNDKLIKEGDIVKRTGAIVDVPVGEELLGRVVDALGNAIDGKGPLGSSTRRRVGLKAPGIIPRISVREPMQTGIKAVDSLVPIGRGQRELIIGDRQTGKTAIAIDTIINQKRFNDGTDEKKKLYCIYVAIGQKRSTVAQLVKRLTDADAMKYTIVVSATASDAAPLQYLAPYSGCSMGEYFRDNGKHALIIYDDLSKQAVAYRQMSLLLRRPPGREAYPGDVFYLHSRLLERAAKMNDNFGGGSLTALPVIETQAGDVSAYIPTNVISITDGQIFLETELFYKGIRPAINVGLSVSRVGSAAQTRAMKQVAGTMKLELAQYREVAAFAQFGSDLDAATQQLLNRGVRLTELLKQGQYSPMAIEEQVTVIYAGVRGHLDKMEPSKITKFEKAFLQHILSQHQDLLAAIRADGKISEASDAKLKQIVLTFLSSFE